A genomic region of Salinibacter pepae contains the following coding sequences:
- the rpmG gene encoding 50S ribosomal protein L33, producing MATGDRVQVILECTEEPGTSRYHTTKNRKNTSDRLELMKYNPVLQKHTLHREKK from the coding sequence ATGGCCACAGGTGATCGCGTTCAGGTCATACTCGAGTGCACGGAGGAGCCGGGAACGTCGCGCTACCACACGACGAAGAACCGGAAGAACACCTCCGACCGGCTCGAGCTCATGAAGTACAACCCCGTCCTCCAGAAGCATACCCTTCACCGAGAGAAGAAATAA
- the dnaB gene encoding replicative DNA helicase, with amino-acid sequence MAENDDSQRFNIDESSRSSYPLEKMRGGTGEQQREQAQAVHEQSGRVPPQAVDVEKSVLGAMLIEREAIPQAIEILPSDAFYESKHQSIYGCIQDLFERGNPVDLVTLTEELRRRDKLEEIGGAYYLTELTTQVASAANVEYHARIIAEKSLLRRMIETMTTVVQKAYDPGADAFELLDEAESKIFQISDNQLRKAAAPMNEVVKDTLERLETIHGQDGGITGVPSGFPKLDDLTSGWQDSDLIIIAARPSMGKCLGKGTPVMMYDGRTKPVEKVEVGDRLMGDDGTPRTVRSLARGREEMYWVRQKQGMDYRVNESHILSLKKSRQEGARDRGAIADISVRDYLDQSEKWKDDNKGFKVAAEFPDQPVPLDPYFLGLWLGDGKSDNARIYTTDDEVSTGLQEIAEKRGDTVSASDEHRRCPAYLVKSGDRGGAMATRESVQGALRALGVLGDKHIPQLYLGNSRGKRLRLLAGLIDSDGHLNDGHGGTYEITQSSEKLAQDIKFLCDTLGYRTSLTQKTAGIAETGHASEGHRVRFNGNVDEIPVRVERKQAAPWTDFRDWRVTGIKVEPDGVGNYYGFTLDGNGRFLLGDGTVTHNTAFALASAQNAATHPERSTGVAIFSLEMGAQQLAQRMLTSEARVDAHRARTGRMKDDDWQRLARAAGALSDADIYIDDTPGLSVLELRAKCRRLKAEHELGLVVVDYLQLMQASGANLRSGANREQEIAHISRSLKGLAKELDIPVIALSQLNRAVENRGGDKRPQLSDLRESGSIEQDADVVSFIYRAERYGITVDEQGNSTEGIAEIIVGKQRNGPIGSVELAFVDQYARFEPLTTQYDNPGGGPPQGDGSAPMPPDGNAGGGGSFEDDAPF; translated from the coding sequence ATGGCTGAAAACGACGACTCCCAGCGGTTCAATATTGACGAGTCGTCCCGGTCGTCCTACCCCCTCGAAAAGATGCGAGGCGGCACGGGCGAGCAGCAGCGCGAACAGGCCCAGGCGGTCCACGAGCAGTCGGGGCGCGTCCCGCCGCAGGCCGTTGACGTGGAGAAGTCCGTCCTCGGCGCCATGCTCATCGAGCGGGAGGCCATTCCGCAGGCCATCGAGATCCTTCCGTCGGATGCCTTCTACGAGAGCAAGCACCAGAGCATCTACGGCTGCATCCAGGACCTCTTCGAGCGGGGCAACCCCGTAGACCTCGTCACCCTCACCGAGGAGCTGCGGCGCCGCGACAAGCTGGAGGAGATTGGGGGCGCCTACTACCTGACCGAGCTCACCACACAGGTCGCCTCCGCGGCGAACGTGGAGTACCACGCCCGCATCATCGCGGAGAAGTCGCTGCTCCGCCGCATGATCGAGACGATGACGACGGTCGTGCAGAAGGCCTACGACCCGGGGGCCGATGCCTTCGAGCTGCTCGACGAGGCGGAGAGCAAGATCTTTCAGATCTCGGACAACCAGCTCCGCAAGGCCGCCGCCCCGATGAACGAGGTGGTGAAGGACACCCTGGAGCGCCTCGAGACCATCCACGGCCAGGACGGCGGCATCACGGGCGTGCCCAGCGGCTTCCCCAAGCTCGACGACCTGACGAGCGGCTGGCAGGACTCCGACCTTATCATCATTGCGGCCCGCCCCTCCATGGGAAAGTGCCTGGGGAAAGGCACACCGGTGATGATGTACGACGGACGCACGAAGCCCGTGGAGAAGGTGGAGGTCGGCGATCGGCTCATGGGAGACGACGGGACGCCGCGGACCGTGCGGTCTCTCGCTCGCGGCCGGGAAGAGATGTACTGGGTTCGTCAGAAGCAGGGAATGGACTACCGCGTGAACGAGAGCCACATCCTTTCTCTCAAGAAGAGCCGTCAAGAGGGGGCGCGCGACCGGGGGGCAATTGCCGATATCTCAGTCCGCGACTACCTCGACCAGTCCGAGAAGTGGAAGGATGACAACAAGGGGTTCAAGGTCGCCGCGGAGTTTCCCGATCAGCCCGTTCCACTCGATCCTTATTTTCTGGGTCTCTGGCTCGGAGACGGGAAGTCGGACAACGCCCGCATCTACACCACTGACGACGAGGTCAGCACGGGACTCCAAGAGATTGCCGAAAAGCGCGGGGATACGGTCAGCGCCTCGGACGAGCACCGCCGCTGCCCCGCCTACCTCGTGAAGAGTGGAGATCGAGGCGGAGCGATGGCCACCCGCGAATCTGTACAGGGCGCCCTGCGTGCACTGGGCGTTCTGGGCGACAAGCACATTCCCCAACTTTACCTCGGCAATTCTCGTGGGAAGCGGCTTCGTCTTCTGGCCGGCCTCATCGACAGCGACGGCCACCTCAACGACGGGCACGGAGGGACCTACGAGATTACGCAGTCGAGCGAAAAGCTCGCTCAGGACATCAAGTTTCTTTGCGACACGCTCGGCTACCGAACCTCACTCACGCAAAAAACGGCCGGGATTGCAGAAACGGGCCATGCGTCCGAGGGTCATCGTGTCCGATTCAACGGAAACGTCGACGAGATTCCAGTCCGTGTTGAGCGCAAGCAAGCTGCCCCCTGGACCGACTTCCGCGACTGGCGGGTGACGGGGATCAAGGTTGAACCCGACGGGGTGGGGAACTACTACGGCTTCACGCTCGACGGGAACGGCCGATTTCTGCTGGGGGACGGGACGGTCACACACAACACTGCTTTCGCGCTCGCGTCGGCCCAGAACGCCGCCACGCACCCGGAGCGGTCGACGGGCGTGGCGATCTTTTCGCTGGAGATGGGCGCGCAGCAGCTCGCCCAGCGCATGCTCACCTCCGAGGCCCGTGTGGACGCGCACCGGGCCCGCACGGGCCGGATGAAGGACGACGACTGGCAACGCCTGGCCCGGGCGGCTGGGGCCCTCAGCGACGCGGACATCTACATCGACGACACCCCGGGCCTCAGCGTGCTGGAGCTCCGCGCCAAGTGCCGCCGCCTGAAGGCCGAACACGAACTCGGGCTGGTCGTGGTCGACTACCTGCAGCTCATGCAGGCCTCCGGCGCCAACCTGCGCAGCGGGGCCAACCGCGAGCAGGAAATCGCCCACATCTCCCGCTCGCTCAAGGGCCTGGCCAAGGAGCTCGACATTCCCGTCATCGCCCTCTCTCAGCTCAACCGCGCCGTCGAGAATCGGGGCGGCGACAAGCGCCCCCAGCTTTCGGACCTCCGCGAGTCGGGCTCGATCGAGCAGGACGCCGACGTGGTCTCGTTTATCTACCGGGCCGAGCGCTACGGCATCACGGTCGACGAGCAGGGCAACTCCACCGAAGGGATCGCCGAGATCATTGTGGGGAAGCAGCGCAACGGCCCCATCGGCTCCGTCGAGCTGGCGTTCGTCGACCAGTACGCCCGCTTCGAGCCCCTCACCACCCAGTACGACAATCCCGGGGGCGGCCCGCCCCAGGGCGACGGCTCTGCCCCCATGCCCCCCGACGGGAACGCGGGCGGGGGCGGCTCCTTCGAGGACGACGCGCCCTTCTAG